The Helianthus annuus cultivar XRQ/B chromosome 16, HanXRQr2.0-SUNRISE, whole genome shotgun sequence genome includes a window with the following:
- the LOC110916637 gene encoding CBL-interacting serine/threonine-protein kinase 14 produces MTPTLAEYAGEEYQPATEKNLLGKYELGQLLGYGAFAKVYYGWDIESKQSFAIKAINKQRIMKGGLTGHVKREISAMRRLHHPNIVRLQEVLASQKKIYFVLEFAKGGELFSKVSKSRFSEDLSRRYFQQLISAIGYCHSRGVYHRDLKPENLLLDENWNLKVTDFGLSAVTCDDQVQSDGLLHTMCGTPAYVAPEILAKKGYDGAKVDIWSCGIILYVLNAGFLPFNDPNLMVMYRKIFKGEFRVPKWTSPELKRLLSRLLDTNPNTRITVDEILNDPWFKIGYKGAEFSSHHFEIKDGDGDEVGRGGNLNAFDIISFSSGYNLSGLFCDEEAGEMFLSTAEPEEIIGRVAEAAEEERLTVVKRKKWYVKVDGGQYRKFTLMVEVKRLTEDIVVVEVRWRECETEPGPDMWTDRLRPQLSGLIYQPDGPVACN; encoded by the exons ATGACGCCGACGTTAGCAGAATACGCCGGCGAAGAATACCAACCGGCTACCGAGAAAAACCTCTTGGGCAAATACGAGCTCGGCCAGCTTCTGGGCTACGGAGCCTTTGCAAAGGTCTATTACGGCTGGGACATTGAATCAAAACAAAGTTTCGCCATCAAAGCCATCAACAAACAGCGAATCATGAAAGGCGGTTTAACCGGTCACGTCAAGCGCGAGATCTCCGCCATGCGCCGGTTGCACCACCCCAACATCGTCCGCCTGCAAGAAGTGCTCGCCAGCCAGAAGAAAATTTATTTTGTGCTAGAGTTTGCAAAGGGTGGTGAACTCTTTTCAAAAGTGTCTAAATCGCGCTTTAGTGAAGATCTCAGCCGTCGGTACTTTCAGCAACTTATATCGGCCATCGGATACTGCCATTCACGCGGCGTCTACCACCGCGACCTCAAACCGGAGAATCTTCTGTTGGATGAAAATTGGAACCTCAAAGTTACGGATTTTGGATTATCTGCGGTAACATGTGATGACCAG GTTCAGTCAGATGGACTGCTTCACACGATGTGTGGCACCCCAGCCTACGTGGCACCAGAGATTTTAGCGAAGAAAGGCTACGACGGAGCAAAGGTTGACATATGGTCGTGTGGCATCATCTTATACGTTCTCAACGCCGGTTTCCTGCCATTTAACGATCCAAATCTAATGGTGATGTACCGGAAAATATTCAAAGGCGAGTTCCGCGTTCCAAAGTGGACGTCACCTGAGCTAAAACGCCTCTTATCTCGCCTTCTGGACACGAATCCTAACACCAGGATCACCGTCGATGAGATCCTAAACGATCCATGGTTCAAAATCGGTTACAAAGGGGCTGAATTTAGCTCTCATCATTTCGAGATCAAAGACGGAGACGGAGACGAAGTGGGCCGTGGAGGCAATTTGAACGCCTTCGATATAATATCGTTTTCGTCGGGGTATAATTTATCGGGTTTGTTCTGTGATGAAGAAGCCGGTGAGATGTTTCTGTCGACGGCTGAGCCGGAGGAGATAATCGGGAGAGTGGCGGAGGCGGCGGAGGAGGAGAGATTGACGGTGGTGAAGAGAAAAAAGTGGTATGTGAAAGTTGACGGGGGGCAATATCGGAAGTTTACGTTGATGGTGGAGGTTAAACGGTTGACGGAGGATATAGTGGTGGTGGAGGTACGATGGAGGGAATGTGAGACTGAACCCGGTCCAGATATGTGGACCGATAGGCTTAGACCGCAGTTGAGTGGCTTGATTTATCAACCGGATGGCCCGGTTGCCTGTAATTGA
- the LOC110919348 gene encoding uncharacterized protein LOC110919348 → MRDTSDVMNIWRRDDENLEDFITRYNKEVLEIGGVHEQLIRAQFKYAVRCDDMVKVLSGTEGLPKSWEKIMAAAKVYAQTEKNLTTNRPPPPHSRPTDLSATGERRFKKSWRESSGSRSSEDARATINKLSTQRDNKHEKRERQWTPLTKTPAEVLSTEDYQFKPPIPMKSKRGQDLAQYCEYHKDTGHTTNNCISLRTEIEKALKNGEFTHLLQNMRKEIKQITRGEETSNKRAKT, encoded by the coding sequence ATGCGGGATACATCTGATGTCATGAACATATGGCGTCGAGATGATGAGAATTTGGAAGATTTTATAACCAGGTATAATAAGGAAGTATTGGAGATCGGTGGTGTCCACGAACAGCTAATCCGCGCTCAGTTTAAGTACGCGGTTAGATGTGACGATATGGTCAAAGTGCTGTCCGGAACAGAAGGTCTTCCCAAGAGTTGGGAAAAGATAATGGCGGCGGCCAAGGTTTACGCACAAACAGAGAAAAACCTTACTACAAacagaccaccaccaccacacagcAGGCCCACAGATTTAAGTGCAACGGGCGAGCGAAGATTCAAGAAATCATGGCGCGAGTCATCTGGAAGCCGCTCCTCTGAAGATGCTCGCGCAACAATTAACAAACTCTCTACTCAGAGAGATAACAAGCATGAAAAGAGGGAGAGGCAGTGGACCCCACTGACCAAGACCCCGGCGGAAGTCCTGAGTACCGAGGATTATCAGTTTAAACCGCCAATCCCGATGAAGAGTAAACGTGGTCAGGACCTAGCGCAGTATTGCGAATATCATAAGGATACGGGACACACCACAAACAATTGCATTTCCTTGCGCACTGAGATAGAGAAAGCCCTCAAAAATGGGGAGTTTACGCATCTACTCCAGAATATGCGCAAGGAGATAAAGCAAATCACCCGGGGAGAAGAAACCTCCAACAAACGGGCCAAGACTTGA